A window of Pedobacter lusitanus contains these coding sequences:
- a CDS encoding DUF3347 domain-containing protein, whose translation MKQIILGFALLLIASLQPAFAQKTNVSGKFNQSLKSYYALKNALATDKSEEAPKLALALQKAVKDVPHQGFSGAEQHVLWMKESALIQQKAAELALSKDLESQRKSFGSISTSFIKLAQELKLNDQPVFVQYCPMGKFSWLNEVKEIQNPYYGSQMYDCGTVKDTLEKN comes from the coding sequence ATGAAACAAATAATTTTAGGTTTTGCTCTGCTTTTAATAGCATCATTACAGCCTGCCTTTGCGCAGAAAACGAATGTATCGGGAAAGTTTAATCAAAGTTTGAAAAGCTACTACGCACTGAAAAATGCATTGGCGACGGATAAATCAGAAGAAGCTCCAAAATTGGCTCTGGCACTTCAAAAAGCAGTAAAAGATGTACCTCATCAGGGGTTTTCCGGTGCTGAACAGCATGTGTTATGGATGAAAGAGTCTGCATTAATTCAGCAAAAGGCTGCGGAATTAGCTTTATCCAAAGATCTGGAAAGCCAGCGTAAGAGTTTTGGAAGCATAAGTACTTCATTTATCAAACTGGCACAAGAGCTGAAGCTGAATGATCAGCCTGTTTTTGTTCAATATTGTCCGATGGGTAAATTCAGCTGGCTGAATGAGGTTAAGGAAATACAGAATCCTTATTACGGCAGCCAGATGTATGACTGTGGTACTGTGAAAGATACGCTTGAAAAGAACTGA
- a CDS encoding YceI family protein, with amino-acid sequence MKKIFLFLLVVSISTASFAQTKWSVDPMHTFINFEVKHLGISFVNGSFKKFEGTIDAAKPDLTDAKINFTVDVNSITTGVEMRDNHLKTDDFLNAEKYPSMSFVGSSFRKLKDNNYELAGKLTIRDVTKDVKFNVVYGGTAKDQQGNTRAGFHATTTVNRLDYHIQYDPSGMAVAKDIKIELNLEFVQAK; translated from the coding sequence ATGAAAAAGATATTTTTATTCCTGCTTGTCGTATCGATCAGCACAGCGTCATTTGCGCAAACAAAGTGGTCAGTAGATCCGATGCATACCTTCATTAATTTTGAAGTTAAACATTTGGGTATATCCTTTGTCAACGGATCCTTTAAAAAATTTGAAGGAACAATTGATGCTGCCAAACCAGACCTGACAGATGCAAAAATCAACTTTACTGTTGATGTAAATAGTATTACAACCGGGGTTGAAATGAGAGATAATCACTTGAAAACAGATGATTTCTTGAATGCAGAAAAGTATCCTTCCATGAGTTTTGTGGGTTCATCTTTCAGAAAACTGAAGGATAATAATTATGAGCTTGCAGGTAAATTAACTATCCGTGATGTCACTAAAGACGTTAAATTCAACGTTGTTTATGGCGGTACGGCTAAAGACCAGCAGGGCAATACAAGAGCAGGTTTTCACGCTACTACCACAGTCAACCGTCTGGACTACCATATTCAATATGATCCGAGCGGAATGGCTGTTGCGAAAGACATCAAAATTGAGTTAAACCTGGAATTTGTTCAGGCCAAATAA
- the ygiD gene encoding 4,5-DOPA dioxygenase extradiol has protein sequence MANLSELKNLTANLPVQDELMPVLFIGHGSPFNGIEDNEFSQKWAETGRNIPVPKAVIVVSAHWFTRGTAVTAMNFPKTIHDFGGFPQALFDVEYPAPGNPQLAAETAKLITSTEVVLDHDWGLDHGAWTVLKHMFPNADIPVLQLSIDYTKDPKAHYEMAAELYQLRRKGVLILGSGNMVHNLRMLSWEMMDGGGYDWALEMNDRFKNLIMNKEHQPLMAYQNLGKAAMLAIPTPEHYLPLLYTLGLQNNQEEVSVFNDKAVGGSLTMTSVRIG, from the coding sequence ATGGCAAACTTATCAGAGCTTAAAAATTTAACCGCCAACCTTCCTGTTCAGGATGAACTGATGCCTGTTTTGTTTATTGGTCACGGGTCACCATTTAATGGAATTGAAGACAATGAATTTAGTCAGAAATGGGCTGAAACAGGGAGGAATATACCTGTGCCAAAAGCCGTTATTGTCGTTTCTGCGCACTGGTTTACCAGAGGGACTGCAGTGACAGCGATGAATTTTCCGAAAACGATTCACGACTTTGGTGGGTTCCCGCAGGCGTTGTTTGATGTGGAATACCCTGCACCTGGAAATCCTCAGCTGGCGGCTGAAACTGCTAAACTGATTACCAGTACTGAAGTTGTTCTGGATCATGACTGGGGGCTGGATCATGGAGCGTGGACAGTGCTGAAACATATGTTCCCCAATGCTGATATCCCAGTGCTTCAGTTGAGTATTGATTATACCAAAGATCCAAAAGCGCATTATGAAATGGCGGCTGAACTTTATCAGCTGCGCAGAAAAGGGGTTTTGATCCTGGGTAGCGGTAATATGGTCCATAATCTGAGGATGTTAAGCTGGGAGATGATGGATGGTGGCGGATATGACTGGGCACTGGAAATGAATGATCGGTTTAAAAATCTTATTATGAATAAGGAGCATCAGCCTTTAATGGCTTATCAGAATTTAGGTAAGGCAGCCATGCTGGCTATTCCTACCCCTGAGCATTATCTGCCTCTATTGTATACACTGGGACTGCAAAATAATCAGGAAGAAGTCTCGGTTTTTAATGATAAGGCAGTAGGGGGCTCTTTAACTATGACTTCTGTGCGTATAGGCTAA
- a CDS encoding S9 family peptidase produces MKKFCLLFLLGNSIVRAQDRPVLTVESIMRDQKWLGVSPTEYHWSGDSKTIYFKWNPEGKENSEPYRADVSSGKPVKTDEKLANQEIMPEYVYNKDRSLGLSERAGDLYLYSFRTKQKQRLTNTVEFERNAIFLNDGTVAFQRGNNLYALNLKSSELRQLTNFVSGKKSTAALVLRTGNSQDNWLKTDQDGLFDVLKSKKEKEAYKLARKKYLSADDQPLKIIELGNQELSSLVISPDGRYIGYRLKIQTEEGKATIVPNFVTASGYTEDIPGRTKVGEPLPAYDNFIYDKQRDTVYKIQTVQIPGIKDLPDYLKDYPKQKEAAIKKNEDRKVNLFQPVWNLSGTVAVLIAESQDNKDRWILKLDPATGNLTVLDRQRDEAWIGGPGIGTDNIGWIDNQHIYFQSEASGYSHLYIADVFSGSKRQLTSGKWEVKNLSLAKDRQSFYFTGNIEHPGITHFYKVSVNGGTPVKITSMKGGNEVTLSPDEQWLAINYSTMNKPWELYIQANKPGARAVKVTESSSAAFKAYPWREPEMVSFKNRYGDEVYARVYPALKPAANRPAVVFVHGAGYLQNVHYWWSQYSREYMFHNLLADNGYTVIDIDYTGSSGYGRNHRTGIYRHMGGKDLTDQVDGVKFLVEKYNVNPKHVGIYGGSYGGFITLMALFNEADVFASGAALRSVTDWAHYNHGYTSNILNEPATDELAYKRSSPIYFAAGLKGNLLMCHGMVDENVQFQDIVRLSQRFIELGKNNWELAVYPVEDHGFVQPSSWTDEYKRIFKLFETTLK; encoded by the coding sequence ATGAAGAAATTCTGCCTCTTATTTTTATTGGGTAATAGTATTGTACGGGCACAGGACCGCCCTGTTTTAACTGTAGAAAGTATAATGCGTGACCAGAAGTGGCTGGGTGTTTCTCCTACTGAATATCACTGGTCTGGTGATAGCAAAACGATCTATTTTAAGTGGAATCCTGAAGGAAAAGAAAACAGTGAGCCCTATAGAGCTGATGTATCTTCCGGAAAACCAGTAAAGACGGACGAAAAGCTGGCCAACCAGGAAATCATGCCTGAATATGTTTATAATAAAGACCGTAGTTTGGGTTTAAGCGAAAGAGCGGGTGATTTATATCTGTATTCTTTCAGAACAAAGCAGAAGCAAAGATTAACAAATACTGTTGAATTTGAACGTAATGCTATTTTTTTAAATGATGGGACGGTTGCTTTTCAAAGAGGAAATAATTTATATGCACTCAATCTTAAAAGCAGTGAGCTCAGACAGCTGACTAATTTTGTATCAGGTAAAAAAAGTACTGCTGCGTTAGTTCTGCGTACAGGAAACTCACAGGATAACTGGTTGAAAACTGATCAGGACGGGCTTTTTGATGTACTCAAAAGTAAAAAAGAGAAAGAAGCGTATAAGCTGGCCAGAAAAAAATATCTGAGCGCAGATGATCAGCCTTTAAAAATAATTGAATTGGGAAATCAGGAACTGAGTAGCCTTGTAATCAGTCCGGACGGACGTTATATTGGTTACAGGCTGAAAATTCAGACTGAAGAAGGGAAAGCCACCATTGTACCTAATTTTGTTACTGCTTCTGGCTATACAGAAGATATTCCCGGCAGAACTAAGGTGGGAGAGCCTTTACCTGCTTACGATAATTTTATTTATGATAAACAGAGAGATACTGTTTACAAAATCCAGACAGTACAGATACCAGGAATTAAAGATTTACCTGATTATCTGAAAGATTATCCTAAACAAAAAGAGGCGGCAATTAAGAAAAACGAGGACAGGAAAGTGAATTTATTTCAGCCAGTCTGGAATCTGTCTGGCACTGTCGCAGTTTTAATTGCAGAATCTCAGGATAATAAAGATCGCTGGATATTGAAACTGGATCCTGCTACAGGAAATCTGACAGTTTTAGACAGACAGCGGGATGAGGCCTGGATTGGCGGACCTGGTATAGGAACGGATAATATTGGATGGATAGATAATCAGCATATTTATTTTCAGAGTGAAGCCAGCGGATATTCTCATTTGTACATTGCGGATGTTTTTTCCGGCAGTAAACGACAGCTGACCAGTGGGAAATGGGAAGTGAAAAATCTTTCTTTAGCCAAAGACAGGCAATCATTTTACTTTACCGGAAATATAGAGCATCCCGGGATTACCCATTTTTATAAAGTGAGTGTTAATGGGGGAACTCCTGTTAAAATTACCAGTATGAAAGGTGGTAATGAAGTTACATTATCTCCGGATGAGCAATGGCTGGCCATTAATTATTCTACGATGAACAAGCCATGGGAATTGTATATTCAGGCTAATAAACCCGGCGCAAGGGCAGTAAAAGTAACGGAGTCTTCCTCTGCTGCTTTTAAGGCTTATCCCTGGAGAGAGCCGGAAATGGTGTCATTTAAAAACAGATATGGGGATGAAGTTTATGCACGGGTTTATCCCGCTTTAAAACCTGCGGCAAACCGTCCTGCGGTTGTGTTTGTACACGGGGCAGGTTATCTCCAGAATGTGCATTACTGGTGGAGCCAGTATTCAAGGGAATATATGTTCCATAACCTGCTTGCTGATAATGGCTATACTGTAATTGATATTGATTATACGGGTAGTTCTGGCTATGGCAGAAATCACCGTACCGGTATTTATCGTCATATGGGCGGAAAAGATTTAACGGATCAGGTTGATGGTGTGAAATTTCTGGTCGAAAAGTATAATGTAAACCCTAAACATGTGGGGATATATGGAGGGTCTTATGGTGGATTTATTACCCTGATGGCTTTGTTTAATGAAGCTGATGTTTTTGCTTCGGGCGCTGCATTGCGTTCTGTAACAGACTGGGCACATTATAATCATGGCTATACTTCCAATATTCTGAATGAACCTGCTACTGATGAACTTGCTTATAAACGCAGCTCTCCAATTTATTTTGCAGCAGGGTTAAAGGGCAATTTGCTGATGTGTCATGGAATGGTTGATGAAAATGTACAGTTCCAGGACATCGTTCGTCTGAGCCAGCGATTTATAGAATTAGGTAAAAACAACTGGGAACTGGCAGTTTACCCCGTTGAAGACCATGGATTTGTGCAACCCTCAAGCTGGACTGATGAGTACAAAAGAATCTTTAAACTATTTGAAACTACCTTAAAGTAA
- a CDS encoding peroxiredoxin — protein sequence MINIGEQFPAYSKPAVVSIEKGKEFETLTSETLVNDNNQWTCMFWWPKDFTFVCPTEIAEFNANFGEFRDRDTTLIGASTDSENVHLAWRHNHDDLRGLKFPMLADTSKSLAEALDILEPTEKIAYRATFIIDPQGIIRWASVNDLSVGRNVKEVLRVLDALQTDELCPCNWEKGEATLTV from the coding sequence ATGATTAATATAGGTGAACAATTTCCAGCTTATTCAAAACCAGCTGTAGTTAGTATAGAAAAAGGAAAAGAGTTTGAAACATTAACTTCTGAAACTTTAGTAAATGACAACAACCAATGGACTTGTATGTTCTGGTGGCCAAAAGATTTTACTTTCGTTTGTCCTACTGAAATCGCTGAATTTAATGCAAATTTTGGTGAGTTCCGTGACCGTGATACAACACTGATTGGTGCATCTACAGACTCAGAAAACGTGCATTTGGCATGGAGACATAACCATGATGATTTACGTGGTTTGAAATTTCCAATGCTTGCAGATACTTCTAAATCGTTAGCTGAAGCACTTGATATTTTAGAGCCAACAGAAAAAATCGCTTACAGAGCAACTTTCATCATTGATCCACAAGGAATTATCCGTTGGGCAAGTGTGAATGATTTAAGCGTTGGACGTAACGTAAAAGAAGTATTAAGAGTCCTTGATGCTTTACAAACTGACGAACTTTGTCCTTGTAACTGGGAAAAAGGTGAAGCAACTTTAACAGTTTAA
- a CDS encoding carboxymuconolactone decarboxylase family protein: protein MSESTETIEELLAIVGLNPGYRNESIHLLEKGNSRYVRDLKLNFSSTLTSSHITEKECALLGLSIAVNNNNKVLTDFFERYAQQKEATAEEIAEATGCASLLALNNVLYRFRHFTAKEKYTRMPARVRMQLMGNPVTGKEFFELMSLAVSAVNGCEMCVNAHEESILALGATEERVFDAIRIASIVTSAGKILY, encoded by the coding sequence ATGAGTGAAAGTACTGAAACCATAGAGGAATTATTAGCCATAGTCGGTTTAAATCCAGGCTACAGAAATGAAAGTATACATCTGCTGGAAAAAGGAAATTCAAGATATGTACGTGACTTGAAATTAAACTTCAGCAGCACCCTGACTTCATCGCATATCACAGAAAAAGAATGTGCTTTACTGGGATTAAGTATTGCTGTCAATAACAATAATAAAGTTTTAACTGATTTCTTTGAAAGATATGCGCAGCAGAAAGAAGCTACAGCAGAAGAAATTGCCGAGGCAACCGGCTGTGCGTCTTTGCTGGCTTTAAACAATGTACTTTATCGTTTCCGTCATTTTACTGCAAAAGAGAAATACACGCGTATGCCTGCACGTGTCAGAATGCAGTTAATGGGTAATCCGGTTACAGGTAAAGAGTTTTTTGAGCTGATGAGTCTGGCTGTTTCTGCCGTTAACGGATGTGAAATGTGTGTAAATGCTCATGAAGAATCTATTCTGGCTTTAGGTGCCACTGAAGAGCGTGTATTTGATGCAATCCGTATTGCTTCAATTGTCACTTCTGCAGGTAAAATCCTTTACTAA
- a CDS encoding TetR/AcrR family transcriptional regulator: protein MGISERKEREREEMKTMITTAAMKMFLEDGYAKTSIRNIADAIEYSPGTIYLYYKDKDELLFEVQGQAYLQLLEAFKKGAISKDPLEKLEQLGKTYVSFGLANPELYDLMFIIRAPTNVDESVHGHNGDATFKFLIDCLEDCMKDNLLIFKDTSQAALQIWSMVHGLVSLNLRCRLKVMIPEEASIPEILHQAIEEYLLSIKA from the coding sequence ATGGGTATATCAGAGAGAAAAGAACGCGAGAGGGAGGAAATGAAAACAATGATCACTACAGCGGCCATGAAAATGTTCCTGGAGGATGGCTATGCAAAAACTTCTATCCGCAATATCGCTGACGCTATTGAATACAGCCCAGGCACAATCTACTTGTATTATAAGGATAAGGATGAGTTGCTTTTTGAAGTTCAGGGACAGGCTTATCTTCAATTGCTGGAAGCGTTTAAGAAAGGGGCAATAAGCAAAGATCCTTTGGAAAAACTGGAACAATTAGGTAAAACCTACGTTTCCTTTGGCCTGGCTAATCCGGAATTGTATGATCTGATGTTTATTATCAGGGCACCTACAAATGTAGATGAATCAGTTCATGGACATAATGGAGATGCCACATTTAAATTTTTAATTGACTGTCTGGAAGACTGTATGAAGGATAACCTGTTGATTTTTAAAGATACCAGTCAGGCTGCTTTGCAGATCTGGTCAATGGTACACGGGCTGGTCTCCCTTAATCTTCGTTGCAGATTAAAGGTTATGATCCCTGAAGAAGCATCAATTCCTGAAATTTTGCATCAGGCAATTGAAGAATATTTATTATCAATCAAGGCCTAG
- a CDS encoding TolC family protein: MYTSFIKASVILTGWMLFLGNPVRAQQQNPQLDDYISFAFTQNQGLKQQVFDLERSMFALKEAKAMYMPTVSMLGSYTKSAGGRTIDVPVGDLVNPIYTALNQLTSSSKFPQVANQSFLLNPDNFYDLKLRTSLPLINAEIRYNKLIKQQLISSQQAAVNVYKRTLVKDIKTAYYHYFQALQGIEAYRSALILINENIRVNTSLLRNGVRNGTALLRAQTEQEKTNAALINAQRNADNAKAYFNFLLNRSLKDSIHTDSSTIAAVLSVPDTTAGVTSREELKQLNVLKAVNNLDYKLQRSNLIPKLSTFIDLGSQGMDFKVNDKTRYYLWGVNLQWDLFTGGKNKFRAAQAQSNIRANAAKIDETEQAFKLQLTQSFNNYLSAKAACVSAVSGLSFAGRYYKDQLKAYRAGQLLYLELIDAQDQLTSAKLRMADAQADLQITLADLERNQATYPLTN; this comes from the coding sequence ATGTATACATCATTTATTAAAGCGTCTGTAATACTCACCGGATGGATGCTTTTTTTGGGAAACCCCGTCCGGGCTCAGCAGCAGAACCCGCAGCTGGATGACTATATTTCATTCGCTTTTACACAGAATCAGGGCCTAAAACAGCAGGTCTTTGATTTGGAAAGATCAATGTTTGCATTGAAAGAGGCAAAGGCTATGTATATGCCTACGGTAAGCATGCTCGGGAGTTATACCAAGTCTGCCGGGGGCAGAACTATAGATGTACCTGTTGGTGATCTGGTTAATCCGATTTATACAGCACTTAATCAGCTGACCTCATCGTCGAAATTTCCGCAGGTTGCAAATCAGTCTTTCTTATTGAATCCCGATAATTTTTATGACCTGAAGCTCAGAACCTCGCTTCCGCTGATTAACGCGGAGATCCGTTATAATAAATTGATCAAACAGCAACTGATCAGCAGCCAGCAGGCGGCAGTGAATGTTTACAAAAGAACTTTGGTCAAAGATATTAAAACGGCATACTATCATTATTTCCAGGCCTTACAGGGCATTGAAGCCTATAGGAGTGCGTTGATCCTTATTAATGAAAATATACGGGTAAACACGAGCTTATTGCGTAATGGGGTAAGAAACGGAACGGCACTACTCCGGGCTCAGACCGAGCAGGAAAAAACGAATGCGGCTTTAATCAATGCGCAGCGTAACGCAGATAACGCGAAGGCTTATTTTAATTTTTTACTCAACCGCTCTTTAAAGGATTCTATTCATACGGATAGCAGCACTATCGCTGCTGTTTTATCCGTACCTGATACAACAGCAGGGGTGACCAGCAGGGAAGAATTAAAGCAGCTAAATGTACTGAAAGCGGTGAATAATCTTGATTATAAACTACAGCGATCTAACCTGATTCCAAAGCTGAGTACATTTATTGACCTGGGATCACAGGGAATGGATTTTAAGGTAAATGATAAAACCAGGTATTACCTATGGGGTGTAAATCTTCAGTGGGATTTGTTTACAGGGGGCAAAAATAAATTCAGAGCTGCACAGGCTCAGTCTAATATCCGTGCCAATGCGGCGAAGATTGATGAAACTGAACAGGCATTTAAATTACAGCTGACGCAGTCGTTTAACAATTATCTGTCTGCAAAGGCTGCCTGTGTGAGTGCTGTCTCGGGGCTGTCATTTGCTGGAAGATACTATAAAGATCAGCTCAAGGCATATCGTGCAGGACAGCTGCTATATCTGGAACTGATTGATGCGCAGGATCAGTTAACCAGTGCAAAGTTGAGAATGGCAGACGCTCAGGCCGATTTGCAAATCACACTGGCTGATCTGGAACGTAATCAGGCCACCTATCCACTAACTAATTAA
- a CDS encoding efflux RND transporter periplasmic adaptor subunit — MKAIHYTTLLLCIPLFYACNSSTPVARKTGNDTIPVKIMKLNQESSNASIAVSGQFTTDDEVLLSFKTGGIINSLLVKEGDAVRKGQLLATLNLTEINAQVQQAQLGFEKAKRDYQRTKNLYSDSVATLEQLQNSKTALQVSQQQLNLVSFNRKYSEIHAPENGFILRKLADAGQQIAAGSAVLQVNGAQSGKWQLKVGISDREWAILKLNDHAQIETTAIPGQVLDGVVSRKSEGVDAVTGTFTAYITLTGSRPKAIAAGMFGKAVLKPSKTIDHKGTWQIPYEALLDGNGNSGFVFITNDNKTARKVKVTVAGIEKNTVIISDGLQDAGALIVSGSAYLTDNSPISIHSSLTATK; from the coding sequence ATGAAAGCTATTCATTATACCACGTTGTTGCTGTGTATACCACTGTTTTACGCGTGCAATTCTTCAACTCCGGTTGCCCGTAAAACGGGTAATGATACTATACCGGTTAAAATCATGAAGCTGAATCAGGAGAGCAGTAATGCTTCAATTGCAGTATCGGGGCAATTTACCACTGATGATGAAGTTCTGCTGTCTTTTAAAACAGGAGGAATTATCAATAGTCTGCTGGTTAAAGAAGGTGATGCGGTCAGAAAAGGACAATTACTGGCTACATTAAACCTGACCGAGATTAATGCACAGGTGCAGCAGGCACAGCTGGGCTTTGAAAAGGCAAAACGGGATTACCAGCGAACAAAAAATCTTTACAGTGACAGTGTCGCGACTCTGGAGCAACTGCAGAATAGCAAAACTGCTCTTCAGGTATCCCAGCAACAGCTTAATCTGGTGTCTTTCAACAGAAAATATTCTGAAATACATGCCCCGGAAAATGGATTCATTTTGCGTAAGCTGGCCGATGCCGGGCAGCAGATAGCAGCGGGTTCGGCAGTGCTTCAGGTTAATGGCGCTCAATCTGGAAAATGGCAGCTGAAAGTAGGCATCAGTGACAGGGAATGGGCTATTTTAAAATTAAATGATCATGCTCAGATTGAAACCACCGCGATTCCGGGACAGGTGCTGGATGGGGTAGTCAGTCGTAAATCTGAAGGGGTTGATGCAGTTACAGGAACTTTTACAGCCTATATTACTTTGACCGGCAGCAGACCTAAAGCAATCGCAGCTGGTATGTTTGGGAAAGCTGTACTCAAACCTTCAAAAACAATTGATCACAAAGGAACCTGGCAAATACCTTATGAAGCTTTACTGGACGGAAATGGGAATAGTGGTTTTGTATTTATTACCAATGACAATAAAACGGCCCGTAAGGTGAAAGTGACAGTTGCCGGAATTGAAAAAAATACGGTTATCATCAGCGATGGCCTTCAGGATGCAGGGGCATTAATTGTTTCGGGATCGGCATATCTGACAGATAACAGCCCGATAAGTATTCATTCATCATTAACGGCTACAAAATGA